In Salvelinus alpinus chromosome 22, SLU_Salpinus.1, whole genome shotgun sequence, one genomic interval encodes:
- the LOC139548890 gene encoding solute carrier family 35 member F2-like, with translation MAEKDPEGIIATDPSDNDDRKCLIIRKLLKFNPKEVFTWQLVKTVAMGQGLAALICGTAVTSQYLASDYHVDAPMLQSFVSYTLLCLTYTTALLFRTGDGNMFPILKKRWWKYLLVGLVDVEANYTVVKAYQYTTLTSIQLLDCFVIPVLMILSCLFLKTCYRPVHYVSVCVCLLGVGAMVGADLLAGRDLGSTSDVLLGDGLVLLSASLYAVSNVCQEYTVKHLSRVEFLGMVGLFGTLISGIQLGVLEHNNVANIQWDWRIGLLFAGYALCMYTLYSCMPIVVKKTSATAVNLSLLTADLLSLFCGLFLFQYTFSGLYMVSLVIILVGFVAFNAVATTPDPADPITPSMGWEEGGYDNPDDIIEEVVVAVLEEEEGEHTGVSWNQRTQNEEVPAGGWSTKM, from the exons ATGGCTGAGAAAGACCCAGAGGGGATTATAGCTACAGACCCCAGCGACAATGATGATAGAAAATGCCTTATTATCCGGAAGCTTCTGAAGTTCAACCCTAAAGAAGTGTTTACGTG GCAGCTGGTGAAGACAGTTGCTATGGGTCAGGGTTTGGCTGCTCTCATCTGCGGCACAGCAGTAACATCCCAATACCTGGCTTCAGACTACCACGTGGACGCGCCCATGCTTCAGAGCTTTGTGAGCTACACACTGCTCTGCCTCACCTACACCACAGCTCTGCTGTTcagaacag GGGATGGCAATATGTTTCCGATTTTAAAGAAGAGGTGGTGGAAGTATCTCCTAGTAGGCTTGGTGGACGTCGAGGCTAACTACACAGTGGTTAAAGCTTACCAGTACACTACACTCACCAGTATACAG CTGCTGGACTGTTTTGTGATCCCTGTGTTGATGATACTGTCCTGCTTGTTCCTGAAGACGTGCTACAGACCTGTCCactacgtctctgtgtgtgtctgtctactggGGGTGGGGGCCATGGTGGGAGCTGACCTACTGGCTGGACGAGACCTGGGATCCA CCTCAGACGTTCTGCTAGGTGATGGCTTGGTCCTGCTCAGTGCCAGTCTATATGCTGTCTCTAACGTGTGTCAGGAGTACACCGTCAAACACCTCAGCAGAGTGGAGTTCCTTGGCATGGTCGGCCTGTTCGGCACACTCATCAGTGGCATAcagct GGGCGTTCTGGAGCATAACAATGTGGCAAACATCCAATGGGACTGGAGAATTG GCCTGCTGTTTGCTGGCTATGCCCTGTGTATGTACACCCTGTACAGCTGTATGCCCATAGTGGTCAAGAAGACCAGTGCTACAGCAGTCAACCTCTCCCTGCTCACTGCAGACCTCCTCAGCCTCTTCTGTGGCCTGTTTCTCTTTCAATACacg ttcTCAGGTCTGTACATGGTGTCTCTGGTGATCATCCTGGTGGGCTTCGTCGCATTCAATGCCGTGGCAACGACCCCTGACCCTGCAGACCCCATCACCCCCTCCATGGGCTGGGAGGAGGGCGGCTACGACAACCCTGATGACATCATCGAAGAAGTGGTGGTGGCGGTTTtggaagaggaagagggtgaACACACAGGGGTGTCATGGAATCAGAGAACACAGAATGAGGAAGTACCGGCAGGGGGATGGAGTACCAAGATGTGA